The window TTCGAACAGCCTGCCGTCATCGGCGACACGCTGCACGCGCTGCTTAATCCCGTGACGCGGTCCATTTTTCTTCCCGACCTGCCATTTGACCTGGCGAAGGTTTCCCATGTCACGATCATCGCCTGCGGCACGTCCTACTATGCGGCGCTGGTTGCAAAATACTGGATCGAAAGCATGGCGCGGCTTTCCGTCGAGGTGGATATCGCCTCCGAGTTCCGTTACCGCGCCGCCGCCATGCCGAAGGATGGGCTTGCGATTTTCATCTCGCAATCCGGCGAGACGGCGGACACCCTGGCGGCGCTGCGCTACGCGAAGAAGGAGGGCCAGTGCACGCTTGCCCTCGTCAACGTGCCGCAAAGCAGCCTCGCGCGCGAGGCTGGGGCGACGCTCCACACCTACGCCGGGCCGGAGATCGGGGTCGCTTCGACGAAGGCCTTCACGACCCAGCTTACGGTGCTTGCCTGTTTCGCGATTGCCATCGCCCGCGCCCGCGGCGCCATCGATCATGCATGCGAAGCAAGGCTTTCTCTTGCGCTTACGGAGGTGCCTTCCCGCGCTGTTGAAGTCCTCAACCATGACGAACGCCTGAAAGAGCTTGCCGGCGAAATCGCCGGCGTGCGCGACGTCCTCTATCTCGGGCGGGGAACGAGCTACCCGATCGCCCTTGAAGGGGCGCTCAAACTGAAGGAAATTTCCTACCTACACGCGGAAGGTTACGCGGCTGGCGAAATGAAGCACGGGCCGATCGCGTTGGTTGGGGAAGGCATGCCGATCATCGTGATTGCGCCGAGCGATTCTCTTTTCGAAAAGACCGCTTCGAACATGCAGGAAGTCATCGCCCGCGGCGGACGCGTCATTTTTCTGAGCGACCGCCGGGGTGCGAAGCGCCTGGGCGGTATGGCGGCGGCCACGATCGAGCTTCCCGAGGTTGACCCTTTCGTGACGCCGATCCTTTACGCAATTCCGGTGCAGTTGCTGGCCTATCACACCGCCGTTCTGAAGGGGACGGACGTTGATCGACCGCGGAACCTTGCAAAAAGCGTTACGGTCGAATAAGCCCGCGGGATGGCGCAATTCGATTTCGACTTGTTGACGATCGGCGCCGGTTCCGGCGGCGTCGCCGCCAGCCGGCGGGCCGCGGGCCATGGCGCCAGGGTGGCGATCTGCGAGGCGGATCGGGTGGGCGGCACCTGCGTCCTGCGGGGCTGCGTGCCGAAGAAGCTTCTTGTCTATGGGGCGCGTTTTGCCGATGACTTCGAGGACGCCGCCGGGTTCGGCTGGCAGATAAATTCGCGGGATTTCGACTGGAAGCGCTTGATCGAGCGGAAGAACCGCGAACTCGACCGCTTGAACGGCATCTACCTCAAGATGCTCGACGCGGCGGGCGTGCGGCTGATCGAAGGTCGCGCCAGGCTACTCGATCCGCACGCGGCGGAAATCGGCTCCCAAAGGGTGACGGCGGAAACCATCCTGGTGGCGACCGGTGGCCGGCCGATCTTCCCGGACATTCCCGGCATCGCGCATGCCATTTCCTCGAACGAAGCGCTCGACTTGCCCAGCCTTCCCCGCCGCATCGCCATCGTCGGCGGCGGCTATATCGCCGTCGAGTTTGCCGGCATCTTCCGCCGCTTTGGCGTGGAGGTGACGGTAATCATCCGCGGCGATCGCATCCTGCGTGGCTTTGATTCGGATATCCAGGCCGCGTTGACGAAAGAGATGACCCAGGCCGGCATCCGGATCGAGGCGCACACCCTCGTCCAGAAGATCGAACGCAGGAAAGAAGGGCTCGTGCTCGAGACGGCCGCCGGCGGTCAGGGCGGCCGCATCGAAACCGACCTCGTCCTATACGCGACCGGGCGGGCGCCGAACACGGGCGGGCTTGGCCTCGAGGCAGTCGGTCTTACCCTGGCCCCGAATGGCGCCATCCCGGTGGACGCGTGGTCGCGGTCCGTCGTTCCCAACCTTTACGCCGTCGGCGACTGCACGGATCGGCTGAACCTGACACCTGTCGCCATCGCCGAAGGGCGGGCCTTCGCGGACAGCCTTTACGGGAAGCAGCCAAGGCAGGTGGATCACGCCGGCGTGCCCACGGCCGTCTTCAGCCAGCCACCGGTCGGCACGGTCGGGTTGACCGAAGAGGCGGCACGCGCGGCGCTGGGGAAGATCGACGTCTATCTTTCAAGATTTCGTCCCATGAAGCACACGCTTACGGGCCGTTCCACCGAGACCGTGATGAAGCTCGTCGTTGAACGGGCGAGCGATCGGGTCGTGGGCTGCCATATGGTCGGCGACGACGCCCCGGAAATTATCCAGGCGCTCGCCATCGCACTCAAGGCCGGGGCGCGGAAGGCGGATTTCGACGCGACGGTCGGGATTCACCCGACGGCAGCCGAGGAGTTCGTGACCATGGCCGGTCCAAAAACCGACGCTGGCGCTGAAAACTAAGGAAAATCCGGGACTTCGCCGGGCTTTCGCGCGATTTTTACTGGAAAACCGACGGATTCCGGCGTATCTACCGGGCAGGCGTCGGAGGGTTAAGGAACATGGCGAAGAACTGGTCGCCGGAAAGCTGGCGGAAGAAGCCGGCCCGGCAACTGCCCGACTATCCCAACAAGAAAACGCTTGCCGACGCCGAACAGACGTTGCGCGGCTACCCGCCGCTTGTCTTCGCCGGCGAGGCCCGGCACTTGCGCGCCAAGTTGGGCGAGGTGGCGGAAGGCCGCGCCTTCCTGCTGCAAGGGGGCGACTGTGCCGAAAGCTTTGCCGAGTTCGGCGCGGACAACATTCGCGACACCTTCCGCGTGCTGTTGCAAATGGCGGTCGTTTTGACCTTCGGGGCCGCCTGCCCGGTCGTCAAGGTGGGCCGCATGGCCGGCCAGTTCGCGAAACCGCGTTCGGAGGATATGGAGACGCAAGCCGGCGTGACCCTGCCGAGCTACCGCGGCGACATCGTCAACGGGATGGCCTTCACGGAAGAGGCGCGTGCACCGGATCCGCAGCGCATGCTTCAGGCCTATGCGCAGGCGGCGGCGACGCTCAACCTTTTGCGCGCCTTCGCCCAGGGCGGCTATGCGGACCTGCATCAGGTAAACCGCTGGAACCTTGGCTTTGTCAGCCAGAGCAAGCAAGGGGAGAAATACCGGGATTTGGCGGACCGGCTGACCGAAACGCTCGCCTTCATGGAAGCGTGCGGGCTGACTTCCGAGACGTCCGCGGAGATCCGCCAGACGGATTTCCACACCTCCCACGAGGCGCTGCTTTTGCATTATGAGCAGGCGTTGACGCGGGTCGACAGCACAACGGGGGATTGGTACGACTGCTCCGCTCACCTGCTGTGGATCGGCGACCGCACGCGCCAGCCGGACAGCGCCCATGTCGAATTTCTGCGGGGCATTCACAACCCCATCGGCGTAAAAATCAGCTCCAAGGTTGAAGCGGCGGAGCTGCTTCGCCTCATTGATATCCTGAATCCGAACAACGACCCGGGGCGGCTGACGCTGATCAGCCGGATGGGGGCGGAACAGATCTGGGATCGCCTGCCGCCGCTGATCCGCGCCGTTAAACGGGAAGGC is drawn from Pseudomonadota bacterium and contains these coding sequences:
- the gor gene encoding glutathione-disulfide reductase, with translation MAQFDFDLLTIGAGSGGVAASRRAAGHGARVAICEADRVGGTCVLRGCVPKKLLVYGARFADDFEDAAGFGWQINSRDFDWKRLIERKNRELDRLNGIYLKMLDAAGVRLIEGRARLLDPHAAEIGSQRVTAETILVATGGRPIFPDIPGIAHAISSNEALDLPSLPRRIAIVGGGYIAVEFAGIFRRFGVEVTVIIRGDRILRGFDSDIQAALTKEMTQAGIRIEAHTLVQKIERRKEGLVLETAAGGQGGRIETDLVLYATGRAPNTGGLGLEAVGLTLAPNGAIPVDAWSRSVVPNLYAVGDCTDRLNLTPVAIAEGRAFADSLYGKQPRQVDHAGVPTAVFSQPPVGTVGLTEEAARAALGKIDVYLSRFRPMKHTLTGRSTETVMKLVVERASDRVVGCHMVGDDAPEIIQALAIALKAGARKADFDATVGIHPTAAEEFVTMAGPKTDAGAEN
- a CDS encoding class II 3-deoxy-7-phosphoheptulonate synthase, which translates into the protein MAKNWSPESWRKKPARQLPDYPNKKTLADAEQTLRGYPPLVFAGEARHLRAKLGEVAEGRAFLLQGGDCAESFAEFGADNIRDTFRVLLQMAVVLTFGAACPVVKVGRMAGQFAKPRSEDMETQAGVTLPSYRGDIVNGMAFTEEARAPDPQRMLQAYAQAAATLNLLRAFAQGGYADLHQVNRWNLGFVSQSKQGEKYRDLADRLTETLAFMEACGLTSETSAEIRQTDFHTSHEALLLHYEQALTRVDSTTGDWYDCSAHLLWIGDRTRQPDSAHVEFLRGIHNPIGVKISSKVEAAELLRLIDILNPNNDPGRLTLISRMGAEQIWDRLPPLIRAVKREGRKVVWSCDPMHANTVKASNGYKTRSFDRILKEIEAFFAIHQAEGSYAGGIHFELTGQDVTECIGGAQEITEDRLADRYHTHCDPRLNASQGLELAFLVAEALKKERNAAAQASAVS
- the glmS gene encoding glutamine--fructose-6-phosphate transaminase (isomerizing) codes for the protein MCGIVGIIGKAEVAPLLLEGLRRLEYRGYDSAGIATLVDQKIERRRAEGRIANLEKRLQAEPLRGKIGIGHTRWATHGIPNENNAHPHANARVAVVHNGIIENFQSLRKELEDLGVRFETDTDTEVIVHLIAHYLSEGLRPEAATAKTLRRLEGAFALGVIFAGETGLMIGARRGSPLAIGHGDGEMYLGSDALALAPLTSKITYLEEGDWAVLTPAGVTVHDETGAIVERKMVKSTASGALAGKGNYPHFMLKEIFEQPAVIGDTLHALLNPVTRSIFLPDLPFDLAKVSHVTIIACGTSYYAALVAKYWIESMARLSVEVDIASEFRYRAAAMPKDGLAIFISQSGETADTLAALRYAKKEGQCTLALVNVPQSSLAREAGATLHTYAGPEIGVASTKAFTTQLTVLACFAIAIARARGAIDHACEARLSLALTEVPSRAVEVLNHDERLKELAGEIAGVRDVLYLGRGTSYPIALEGALKLKEISYLHAEGYAAGEMKHGPIALVGEGMPIIVIAPSDSLFEKTASNMQEVIARGGRVIFLSDRRGAKRLGGMAAATIELPEVDPFVTPILYAIPVQLLAYHTAVLKGTDVDRPRNLAKSVTVE